The following proteins are encoded in a genomic region of Acipenser ruthenus chromosome 4, fAciRut3.2 maternal haplotype, whole genome shotgun sequence:
- the LOC117399578 gene encoding sickle tail protein homolog isoform X9, whose product MLASLHSELDMQRYLMKIESSQRIISPKHSQSPQPGVGDQAEHQLVVSEESLEVMSEGEAPTAFTRGSRSRASLPVVRSTNQTKDRSLGVLYLQYGDETKQIRMPNEITSGDTIRALFVSAFPQQLNMKMLESPNVAVYIKDDARKMYYELGDVRNIADHSCLKVYHKDPAHAFNHNPRPSNGDVRIHREIVYTTREGQHTMRQPMGPPPPHVIPSSLPPPAVHSMPPSPSRIPFGGPRTMVLPGSATIPRDRLSSVPPSRSISPSPSAILERRDVKPDEDMSNKNVALMRSEGLYADPYMHHEGRLSIASSHSGHPGDMQDHSVGYHRGSIRSTGSYSSSTMATEMMEHHTVYRQKSRKYADSHLPTLGSKTPPPSPHRITDMRMMDIHTAQNAHVPPFQTVQLDRSSPIRHSFKKEPGTSVAIETVTKARSPMTSPVFDLASGPGDKPLLGHGPPPSPSDPKTRERMKAMEKQIASLTGLVQSALLKGPNTSSAKEASSENTMKTATFVNSTSSGAAVCSIPAVKSSAGAVESMSTITLPPAGGCAPVQGSLLHFRKNVSDLRLQLQHMRQLQLQNQETLRMMLKRAESEINGKVLEVVKRLEDPVQRQRVVVEEDRQRYLGEEEKIVTQLCNLEKYVDELHRDSTSATVHRAVTLKDVEDGAVSLRKVGESLAGLKGEFPALQNKMRAVLRVEVEAVRFLKEEPHKLDSLLKRVKTLTESLTGLRRCATETTQVTKTTITEYVVGLAESEAPITVNMQPQEQGVHIQTPSQPYSPSSLAEPQSSSNKSEVMPASPMVIHHVQSAPVVIQQSQHSATLLHHSQSPPATPPLRLHSSPMVVQSLQSTPVTVQQSQESSTAILQQNHTTPNPEQAAQAMNIGNESTTQSLLVEEIQSSRTRNRNRVMSIEAAEKEWEEKRLNVGHYDGKQFEKLLQEAQANMMKGIPSLEVMQEAAPPPLPPPPNPDEVDTLHILEPQAEETPHTEPGIEKAVKSPPPPPPPRRTYPPGSGLTTGRSGEVIFTTRQEAVSAQEAEEVAAQVQQTKLPRSPSESKPPPQTPPPIAASSSREEEDEGDKIMAELQVFQKCTFVDVGTKSIVEHPRVETQFREIRPGALISPKEKKQSMEILGEEKQTDTDENGNETSLDSRGVVYYVTAQISNKPPSPQMEELKEPKVDGTAESNQQFVANKPFVSQECSYVESQGNFPDRQHQFQISYTETQQEVPDVEQKQEMRTIRYHQKEEPTKTIPQNGSIEDAMIKMSTEKFEANNASPLPTEMSVSQLNSLIKKQEAPVILESPQEWTEDDGHSEQVVLRSKSSKVKIKYFEDADSNPSSPCEESPTPIDNIAFMITDTEVQALSCGECQEIVKNKGENVQTVNVDGNREMTIQDYSHGQLDTEDPAAGLDRKPVIIIFDEPMDIRSAYKRLSTIFESEEELERMLAEERIDEENEEAEETDSDRKEATLESRADRVERADQVSSVDSNNCLQRDHAYLLEPPGGSTAEAMPDVLDGSKQDAKKKFKFKFPKKQLAALTQAIRTGTKTGKKTLQVVVYEEEEDPDGTVKQQKEAKRFEIRSKPTDDETTTTTKTITTVQQASSNSQYRTDEIRKNTYKTLDSLEQTIKQLETTISEMGPKSPEETVLQESRTFSFQKAESAEQAEPQVELGSVQELATPVCYTQKGLQWKKSKPQLLPRPAATTTVTCEQSSSTISSTSRMPVPMSSKSRQQPGSPDKAGTQQKLQDPQRQFRQANGSAKKAGGDYKATSPTLPASKIPAFSPSSGKGSSASAPSSDSTNPINSSSSKSSIPSTLLNPHASRSAPHHPSSSSHIPSGSNGSLRLQSPTHTGKGQSLAISPQTQNGRQPPSSSSSSSSSSPSPVSSTSMSQGVKSIRTIHTPSFISYKGQNGKPTPSSSSAKESAQNHT is encoded by the exons ATACACAGAGAAATAGTCTACACTACTAGGGAAGGCCAGCATACCATGCGTCAACCCATGGGCCCCCCACCCCCTCATGTCATCCCCAGCTCGCTGCCTCCTCCTGCTGTCCATTCTATGCCCCCTTCGCCTTCCAGGATCCCATTCGGTGGGCCCCGTACCATGGTCCTGCCAGGCAGTGCCACAATCCCAAGGGACCGGCTGTCCAGCGTGCCTCCCTCCAGATCTATCTCGCCCAGCCCAAGTGCCATTCTAGAGAGAAGGGACGTCAAGCCTGATGAGGACATGAGCAATAAAAACGTTGCACTGATGCGCAGTGAAGGCCTGTATGCAGACCCTTACATGCACCATGAGGGTCGGCTGAGCATTGCCTCCTCCCACAGTGGCCATCCGGGGGACATGCAGGACCACTCCGTGGGCTATCACCGCGGCTCCATCAGGTCAACAGGCTCTTACTCTAGCTCTACCATGGCGACGGAAATGATGGAGCACCACACTGTGTACAGGCAGAAGTCCAGGAAGTACGCAGACAGCCATTTGCCCACTTTAGGCTCCAAAACCCCACCTCCTTCCCCCCACAGAATAACTGACATGAGGATGATGGACATTCATACAGCCCAAAATGCCCACGTGCCTCCTTTTCAGACCGTTCAGCTCGACAGATCGTCTCCCATCCGCCATTCCTTCAAGAAGGAACCCGGGACGTCGGTTGCCATAGAAACAGTAACCAAGGCACGAAGCCCCATGACCTCGCCTGTTTTCGACTTGGCATCAGGGCCAGGAGACAAGCCGTTGCTGGGACATGGCCCACCTCCATCACCTAGTGACCCTAAAACTAG GGAGAGAATGAAGGCCATGGAGAAGCAAATTGCCAGTTTGACTGGACTTGTTCAGTCTGCACTTTTAAAGGGGCCAAATACCAGCAGTGCCAAAGAAGCTTCAAG TGAGAACACCATGAAGACTGCCACCTTCGTTAACAGCACAAGCAGTGGAG CAGCAGTCTGTAGTATCCCAGCAGTAAAGAGTTCTGCGGGTGCTGTGGAGTCCATGTCCACGATCACTCTCCCTCCTGCTGGGGGCTGTGCACCAGTTCAGGGGAGTCTGCTGCATTTCAGAAAGAACGTCTCTGACCTCCGTCTCCAGCTTCAGCACATGAGGCAGCTGCAG CTGCAGAATCAGGAGACGCTGCGGATGATGCTGAAGAGAGCAGAGTCGGAGATCAATGGCAAGGTGCTGGAGGTGGTGAAGAGGCTGGAAGACCCTGTGCAGAGGCAGAgagtggtggtggaggaggacaGGCAGAGATATCTGGGGGAGGAGGAGAAGATCGTCACACAGCTGTG CAATCTGGAGAAATACGTGGATGAGCTGCACAGAGACTCGACCTCTGCCACGGTGCACAGAGCCGTCACTCTGAAGGATGTGGAAGACGGGGCTGTTTCCCTGAGGAAAGTGGGGGAATCGCTGGCAGGATTAAAGG GAGAGTTTCCGGCGCTGCAGAACAAGATGAGGGCCGTGCTGCGTGTGGAAGTAGAAGCAGTGAGGTTTCTGAAGGAGGAGCCTCACAAGCTCGACAGCTTGCTGAAGAGAGTGAAGACCCTGACTGAATCACTCACGGGTTTGAGAAG ATGTGCCACAGAAACGACACAGGTTACAAAAACCACAATCACAGAGTATGTTGTGGGTCTCGCTGAATCTGAAGCTCCGATCACTGTGAATATGCAACCCCAGGAGCAGGGGGTGCACATTCAAACACCGTCTCAGCCTTACTCCCCAAGCTCTCTGGCGGAGCCCCAGAGCTCCTCCAACAAGTCTGAGGTGATGCCAGCTTCCCCAATGGTGATCCACCATGTCCAGAGTGCCCCAGTGGTCATACAACAGTCCCAGCACTCTGCCACCCTGCTGCACCACTCCCAGAGCCCCCCTGCCACGCCGCCCCTGCGCCTGCACTCCTCGCCCATGGTGGTTCAGAGCCTGCAGAGCACCCCTGTCACTGTGCAGCAAAGCCAGGAGAGCAGCACTGCTATCCTGCAGCAGAACCACACCACCCCCAACCCAGAACAGGCAGCCCAGGCGATGAACATCGGCAACGAATCCACCACGCAAAGCCTCTTAGTTGAAGAAATCCAAAGCAGcaggaccagaaacagaaaccgaGTCATGTCTATCGAG gCAGCAGAAAAAGAATGGGAAGAGAAAAGGCTAAATGTGGGTCATTATGATGGGAAACAATTTGAGAAGCTCCTCCAGGAGGCTCAGGCCAACATGATGAAAGGGATCCCCAGCTTGGAAGTGATGCAAGAGGCAGCACCTCCCCCGCTGCCCCCTCCACCCAACCCTGATGAAGTGGATACACTCCACATACTGGAGCCGCAAGCTG AGGAGACCCCACACACAGAGCCAGGCATCGAGAAAGCAGTGAagtctccccctcctcctccccctcctcgaAGAACTTATCCTCCAGGGTCTGGCCTGACCACCGGGAGATCGGGAGAAGTGATATTCACGACCAGGCAGGAGGCAGTCAGTGCTCAG GAGGCAGAAGAAGTAGCAGCACAGGTTCAGCAGACCAAATTACCCAGAAGTCCGAGCGAAAGCAAACCGCCGCCACAAACGCCACCCCCCATCGCTGCCTCGTCCAGCCGGGAGGAGGAAGATGAGGGAGACAAGATCATGGCGGAGCTGCAG GTTTTCCAGAAGTGCACTTTTGTGGATGTAGGGACAAAAAGTATTGTTGAGCATCCCAGAGTTGAAACCCAATTCAGAGAGATAAGGCCTGGGGCCTTAATATCACCCAAAGAAAAGAAG CAGAGCATGGAGATACTTGGTGAagagaaacaaacagacactgaTGAGAATGGCAACGAGACCTCGCTGGATAGCCGTGGG GTTGTATATTACGTCACTGCACAGATTTCAAATAAACCCCCTTCACCGCAAATGGAGGAGCTAAAGGAACCCAAAGTGGATGGAACTGCAGAAAGCAACCAACAGTTTGTGGCTAACAAACCATTTGTTTCCCAAGAGTGTTCATATGTGGAAAGCCAAGGGAACTTCCCAGATAGACAACATCAGTTCCAGATTTCCTACACTGAAACCCAGCAGGAAGTACCCGACGTGGAACAAAAACAAGAAATGCGAACTATCCGTTACCATCAGAAAGAAGAACCAACCAAAACCATACCACAGAACGGTAGCATTGAAGACGCCATGATAAAAATGTCTACAGAGAAGTTTGAAGCCAATAATGCAAGCCCTTTACCTACAGAAATGTCTGTAAGCCAGCTGAACTCCTTAATCAAAAAACAAGAGGCTCCTGTGATTCTTGAGTCTCCTCAAGAATGGACAGAAGATGATGGACACAGTGAACAGGTAGTACTCAGATCCAAATCATCTAAGGTAAAGATCAAGTATTTTGAGGATGCAGACTCTAACCCTAGTTCTCCTTGTGAAGAAAGCCCTACACCCATTGATAACATTGCATTCATGATCACGGACACAGAGGTGCAGGCTCTTTCCTGTGGAGAGTGTCAGGAAATAGTAAAGAACAAGGGAGAAAACGTACAAACTGTAAACGTTGATGGCAACCGGGAAATGACGATTCAGGATTACAGTCATGGACAGCTGGATACCGAAGACCCAGCTGCCGGCCTGGACAGGAAGCCAGTCATCATCATATTCGATGAGCCAATGGATATCCGATCAGCTTACAAGAGGCTGTCCACTATATTTGAGTCCGAAGAGGAGCTGGAGAGGATGTTGGCTGAGGAAAGGATCGATGAGGAAAATGAGGAAGCTGAGGAGACCGATTCAGATAGAAAGGAGGCCACCCTCGAAAGCAGAGCTGATCGAGTGGAAAGAGCAGATCAAGTATCAAGTGTTGACAGCAATAACTGTCTTCAACGCGATCATGCTTATTTGCTAGAGCCTCCTGGAGGGTCGACTGCAGAAGCAATGCCTGATGTTCTAGATGGCAGCAAGCAAGACGCTAAGAAAAAGTTCAAATTCAAGTTCCCCAAAAAGCAGTTGGCGGCTCTCACTCAAGCCATTCGCACAGGTACAAAGACTGGCAAGAAAACGCTGCAGGTGGTGGTTTATGAAGAAGAGGAGGATCCGGATGGAACTGTAAAACAGCAGAAGGAAGCCAAGAGATTTGAAATTAGGTCAAAGCCCACAGATGACGAAACCACCACCACTACCAAAACTATTACCACAGTACAACAGGCATCTTCAAATTCTCAGTACAGGACTGATGAAATCCGTAAGAATACATACAAGACCCTTGACAGCCTGGAGCAAACCATTAAACAGCTGGAAACGACAATAAGTGAGATGGGTCCCAAATCGCCTGAAGAAACTGTACTGCAGGAATCTAGAACCTTCTCTTTTCAGAAAGCTGAATCCGCAGAACAAGCCGAGCCGCAGGTGGAGCTTGGTTCTGTCCAGGAGTTGGCAACTCCAGTCTGTTATACCCAAAAGGGCCTGCAGTGGAAGAAGTCCAAACCACAGCTATTGCCAAGGCCTGCAGCCACCACCACTGTCACCTGCGAACAG AGCAGCAGTACAATCTCATCAACCAGCAGGATGCCAGTGCCAATGTCTTCAAAATCCAGACAGCAGCCAGGGAGCCCAGACAAAGCTGGAACACAACAGAAGCTCCAGGACCCCCAGAGGCAGTTCCGACAG GCTAACGGAAGTGCTAAGAAAGCTGGTGGGGATTATAAAGCTACTTCCCCTACTTTACCTGCTTCTAAGATCCCAGCCTTTTCCCCTAGCTCTGGCAAAGGCAGCTCTGCGTCTGCTCCTAGCTCAGACAGCACTAACCCTATTAATTCCTCTTCCTCTAAGTCTTCCATTCCTTCTACCCTCCTGAACCCCCATGCCAGCCGCTCTGCTCCCCATCACCCCTCCTCATCCTCCCACATCCCCTCTGGCTCTAACGGCTCTCTGAGGCTTCAGAGCCCCACTCACACTGGGAAAGGTCAAAGTCTTGCCATCTCACCACAGACTCAAAATGGCCGGCAACccccttcctcttcctcctcctcctcctcctcctccccttccccAGTCTCCTCCACCTCCATGAGTCAAGGTGTGAAGAGCATCCGGACCATACACACACCCAGCTTCATCAGCTACAAGGGGCAGAACGGGAAGCCCACTCCATCGTCTTCATCTGCCAAGGAATCAGCCCAAAACCACACTTAA
- the LOC117399578 gene encoding sickle tail protein homolog isoform X11: MSEGEAPTAFTRGSRSRASLPVVRSTNQTKDRSLGVLYLQYGDETKQIRMPNEITSGDTIRALFVSAFPQQLNMKMLESPNVAVYIKDDARKMYYELGDVRNIADHSCLKVYHKDPAHAFNHNPRPSNGDVRIHREIVYTTREGQHTMRQPMGPPPPHVIPSSLPPPAVHSMPPSPSRIPFGGPRTMVLPGSATIPRDRLSSVPPSRSISPSPSAILERRDVKPDEDMSNKNVALMRSEGLYADPYMHHEGRLSIASSHSGHPGDMQDHSVGYHRGSIRSTGSYSSSTMATEMMEHHTVYRQKSRKYADSHLPTLGSKTPPPSPHRITDMRMMDIHTAQNAHVPPFQTVQLDRSSPIRHSFKKEPGTSVAIETVTKARSPMTSPVFDLASGPGDKPLLGHGPPPSPSDPKTRERMKAMEKQIASLTGLVQSALLKGPNTSSAKEASSENTMKTATFVNSTSSGAAVCSIPAVKSSAGAVESMSTITLPPAGGCAPVQGSLLHFRKNVSDLRLQLQHMRQLQLQNQETLRMMLKRAESEINGKVLEVVKRLEDPVQRQRVVVEEDRQRYLGEEEKIVTQLCNLEKYVDELHRDSTSATVHRAVTLKDVEDGAVSLRKVGESLAGLKGEFPALQNKMRAVLRVEVEAVRFLKEEPHKLDSLLKRVKTLTESLTGLRRCATETTQVTKTTITEYVVGLAESEAPITVNMQPQEQGVHIQTPSQPYSPSSLAEPQSSSNKSEVMPASPMVIHHVQSAPVVIQQSQHSATLLHHSQSPPATPPLRLHSSPMVVQSLQSTPVTVQQSQESSTAILQQNHTTPNPEQAAQAMNIGNESTTQSLLVEEIQSSRTRNRNRVMSIEAAEKEWEEKRLNVGHYDGKQFEKLLQEAQANMMKGIPSLEVMQEAAPPPLPPPPNPDEVDTLHILEPQAEETPHTEPGIEKAVKSPPPPPPPRRTYPPGSGLTTGRSGEVIFTTRQEAVSAQEAEEVAAQVQQTKLPRSPSESKPPPQTPPPIAASSSREEEDEGDKIMAELQVFQKCTFVDVGTKSIVEHPRVETQFREIRPGALISPKEKKQSMEILGEEKQTDTDENGNETSLDSRGVVYYVTAQISNKPPSPQMEELKEPKVDGTAESNQQFVANKPFVSQECSYVESQGNFPDRQHQFQISYTETQQEVPDVEQKQEMRTIRYHQKEEPTKTIPQNGSIEDAMIKMSTEKFEANNASPLPTEMSVSQLNSLIKKQEAPVILESPQEWTEDDGHSEQVVLRSKSSKVKIKYFEDADSNPSSPCEESPTPIDNIAFMITDTEVQALSCGECQEIVKNKGENVQTVNVDGNREMTIQDYSHGQLDTEDPAAGLDRKPVIIIFDEPMDIRSAYKRLSTIFESEEELERMLAEERIDEENEEAEETDSDRKEATLESRADRVERADQVSSVDSNNCLQRDHAYLLEPPGGSTAEAMPDVLDGSKQDAKKKFKFKFPKKQLAALTQAIRTGTKTGKKTLQVVVYEEEEDPDGTVKQQKEAKRFEIRSKPTDDETTTTTKTITTVQQASSNSQYRTDEIRKNTYKTLDSLEQTIKQLETTISEMGPKSPEETVLQESRTFSFQKAESAEQAEPQVELGSVQELATPVCYTQKGLQWKKSKPQLLPRPAATTTVTCEQSSSTISSTSRMPVPMSSKSRQQPGSPDKAGTQQKLQDPQRQFRQANGSAKKAGGDYKATSPTLPASKIPAFSPSSGKGSSASAPSSDSTNPINSSSSKSSIPSTLLNPHASRSAPHHPSSSSHIPSGSNGSLRLQSPTHTGKGQSLAISPQTQNGRQPPSSSSSSSSSSPSPVSSTSMSQGVKSIRTIHTPSFISYKGQNGKPTPSSSSAKESAQNHT; the protein is encoded by the exons ATACACAGAGAAATAGTCTACACTACTAGGGAAGGCCAGCATACCATGCGTCAACCCATGGGCCCCCCACCCCCTCATGTCATCCCCAGCTCGCTGCCTCCTCCTGCTGTCCATTCTATGCCCCCTTCGCCTTCCAGGATCCCATTCGGTGGGCCCCGTACCATGGTCCTGCCAGGCAGTGCCACAATCCCAAGGGACCGGCTGTCCAGCGTGCCTCCCTCCAGATCTATCTCGCCCAGCCCAAGTGCCATTCTAGAGAGAAGGGACGTCAAGCCTGATGAGGACATGAGCAATAAAAACGTTGCACTGATGCGCAGTGAAGGCCTGTATGCAGACCCTTACATGCACCATGAGGGTCGGCTGAGCATTGCCTCCTCCCACAGTGGCCATCCGGGGGACATGCAGGACCACTCCGTGGGCTATCACCGCGGCTCCATCAGGTCAACAGGCTCTTACTCTAGCTCTACCATGGCGACGGAAATGATGGAGCACCACACTGTGTACAGGCAGAAGTCCAGGAAGTACGCAGACAGCCATTTGCCCACTTTAGGCTCCAAAACCCCACCTCCTTCCCCCCACAGAATAACTGACATGAGGATGATGGACATTCATACAGCCCAAAATGCCCACGTGCCTCCTTTTCAGACCGTTCAGCTCGACAGATCGTCTCCCATCCGCCATTCCTTCAAGAAGGAACCCGGGACGTCGGTTGCCATAGAAACAGTAACCAAGGCACGAAGCCCCATGACCTCGCCTGTTTTCGACTTGGCATCAGGGCCAGGAGACAAGCCGTTGCTGGGACATGGCCCACCTCCATCACCTAGTGACCCTAAAACTAG GGAGAGAATGAAGGCCATGGAGAAGCAAATTGCCAGTTTGACTGGACTTGTTCAGTCTGCACTTTTAAAGGGGCCAAATACCAGCAGTGCCAAAGAAGCTTCAAG TGAGAACACCATGAAGACTGCCACCTTCGTTAACAGCACAAGCAGTGGAG CAGCAGTCTGTAGTATCCCAGCAGTAAAGAGTTCTGCGGGTGCTGTGGAGTCCATGTCCACGATCACTCTCCCTCCTGCTGGGGGCTGTGCACCAGTTCAGGGGAGTCTGCTGCATTTCAGAAAGAACGTCTCTGACCTCCGTCTCCAGCTTCAGCACATGAGGCAGCTGCAG CTGCAGAATCAGGAGACGCTGCGGATGATGCTGAAGAGAGCAGAGTCGGAGATCAATGGCAAGGTGCTGGAGGTGGTGAAGAGGCTGGAAGACCCTGTGCAGAGGCAGAgagtggtggtggaggaggacaGGCAGAGATATCTGGGGGAGGAGGAGAAGATCGTCACACAGCTGTG CAATCTGGAGAAATACGTGGATGAGCTGCACAGAGACTCGACCTCTGCCACGGTGCACAGAGCCGTCACTCTGAAGGATGTGGAAGACGGGGCTGTTTCCCTGAGGAAAGTGGGGGAATCGCTGGCAGGATTAAAGG GAGAGTTTCCGGCGCTGCAGAACAAGATGAGGGCCGTGCTGCGTGTGGAAGTAGAAGCAGTGAGGTTTCTGAAGGAGGAGCCTCACAAGCTCGACAGCTTGCTGAAGAGAGTGAAGACCCTGACTGAATCACTCACGGGTTTGAGAAG ATGTGCCACAGAAACGACACAGGTTACAAAAACCACAATCACAGAGTATGTTGTGGGTCTCGCTGAATCTGAAGCTCCGATCACTGTGAATATGCAACCCCAGGAGCAGGGGGTGCACATTCAAACACCGTCTCAGCCTTACTCCCCAAGCTCTCTGGCGGAGCCCCAGAGCTCCTCCAACAAGTCTGAGGTGATGCCAGCTTCCCCAATGGTGATCCACCATGTCCAGAGTGCCCCAGTGGTCATACAACAGTCCCAGCACTCTGCCACCCTGCTGCACCACTCCCAGAGCCCCCCTGCCACGCCGCCCCTGCGCCTGCACTCCTCGCCCATGGTGGTTCAGAGCCTGCAGAGCACCCCTGTCACTGTGCAGCAAAGCCAGGAGAGCAGCACTGCTATCCTGCAGCAGAACCACACCACCCCCAACCCAGAACAGGCAGCCCAGGCGATGAACATCGGCAACGAATCCACCACGCAAAGCCTCTTAGTTGAAGAAATCCAAAGCAGcaggaccagaaacagaaaccgaGTCATGTCTATCGAG gCAGCAGAAAAAGAATGGGAAGAGAAAAGGCTAAATGTGGGTCATTATGATGGGAAACAATTTGAGAAGCTCCTCCAGGAGGCTCAGGCCAACATGATGAAAGGGATCCCCAGCTTGGAAGTGATGCAAGAGGCAGCACCTCCCCCGCTGCCCCCTCCACCCAACCCTGATGAAGTGGATACACTCCACATACTGGAGCCGCAAGCTG AGGAGACCCCACACACAGAGCCAGGCATCGAGAAAGCAGTGAagtctccccctcctcctccccctcctcgaAGAACTTATCCTCCAGGGTCTGGCCTGACCACCGGGAGATCGGGAGAAGTGATATTCACGACCAGGCAGGAGGCAGTCAGTGCTCAG GAGGCAGAAGAAGTAGCAGCACAGGTTCAGCAGACCAAATTACCCAGAAGTCCGAGCGAAAGCAAACCGCCGCCACAAACGCCACCCCCCATCGCTGCCTCGTCCAGCCGGGAGGAGGAAGATGAGGGAGACAAGATCATGGCGGAGCTGCAG GTTTTCCAGAAGTGCACTTTTGTGGATGTAGGGACAAAAAGTATTGTTGAGCATCCCAGAGTTGAAACCCAATTCAGAGAGATAAGGCCTGGGGCCTTAATATCACCCAAAGAAAAGAAG CAGAGCATGGAGATACTTGGTGAagagaaacaaacagacactgaTGAGAATGGCAACGAGACCTCGCTGGATAGCCGTGGG GTTGTATATTACGTCACTGCACAGATTTCAAATAAACCCCCTTCACCGCAAATGGAGGAGCTAAAGGAACCCAAAGTGGATGGAACTGCAGAAAGCAACCAACAGTTTGTGGCTAACAAACCATTTGTTTCCCAAGAGTGTTCATATGTGGAAAGCCAAGGGAACTTCCCAGATAGACAACATCAGTTCCAGATTTCCTACACTGAAACCCAGCAGGAAGTACCCGACGTGGAACAAAAACAAGAAATGCGAACTATCCGTTACCATCAGAAAGAAGAACCAACCAAAACCATACCACAGAACGGTAGCATTGAAGACGCCATGATAAAAATGTCTACAGAGAAGTTTGAAGCCAATAATGCAAGCCCTTTACCTACAGAAATGTCTGTAAGCCAGCTGAACTCCTTAATCAAAAAACAAGAGGCTCCTGTGATTCTTGAGTCTCCTCAAGAATGGACAGAAGATGATGGACACAGTGAACAGGTAGTACTCAGATCCAAATCATCTAAGGTAAAGATCAAGTATTTTGAGGATGCAGACTCTAACCCTAGTTCTCCTTGTGAAGAAAGCCCTACACCCATTGATAACATTGCATTCATGATCACGGACACAGAGGTGCAGGCTCTTTCCTGTGGAGAGTGTCAGGAAATAGTAAAGAACAAGGGAGAAAACGTACAAACTGTAAACGTTGATGGCAACCGGGAAATGACGATTCAGGATTACAGTCATGGACAGCTGGATACCGAAGACCCAGCTGCCGGCCTGGACAGGAAGCCAGTCATCATCATATTCGATGAGCCAATGGATATCCGATCAGCTTACAAGAGGCTGTCCACTATATTTGAGTCCGAAGAGGAGCTGGAGAGGATGTTGGCTGAGGAAAGGATCGATGAGGAAAATGAGGAAGCTGAGGAGACCGATTCAGATAGAAAGGAGGCCACCCTCGAAAGCAGAGCTGATCGAGTGGAAAGAGCAGATCAAGTATCAAGTGTTGACAGCAATAACTGTCTTCAACGCGATCATGCTTATTTGCTAGAGCCTCCTGGAGGGTCGACTGCAGAAGCAATGCCTGATGTTCTAGATGGCAGCAAGCAAGACGCTAAGAAAAAGTTCAAATTCAAGTTCCCCAAAAAGCAGTTGGCGGCTCTCACTCAAGCCATTCGCACAGGTACAAAGACTGGCAAGAAAACGCTGCAGGTGGTGGTTTATGAAGAAGAGGAGGATCCGGATGGAACTGTAAAACAGCAGAAGGAAGCCAAGAGATTTGAAATTAGGTCAAAGCCCACAGATGACGAAACCACCACCACTACCAAAACTATTACCACAGTACAACAGGCATCTTCAAATTCTCAGTACAGGACTGATGAAATCCGTAAGAATACATACAAGACCCTTGACAGCCTGGAGCAAACCATTAAACAGCTGGAAACGACAATAAGTGAGATGGGTCCCAAATCGCCTGAAGAAACTGTACTGCAGGAATCTAGAACCTTCTCTTTTCAGAAAGCTGAATCCGCAGAACAAGCCGAGCCGCAGGTGGAGCTTGGTTCTGTCCAGGAGTTGGCAACTCCAGTCTGTTATACCCAAAAGGGCCTGCAGTGGAAGAAGTCCAAACCACAGCTATTGCCAAGGCCTGCAGCCACCACCACTGTCACCTGCGAACAG AGCAGCAGTACAATCTCATCAACCAGCAGGATGCCAGTGCCAATGTCTTCAAAATCCAGACAGCAGCCAGGGAGCCCAGACAAAGCTGGAACACAACAGAAGCTCCAGGACCCCCAGAGGCAGTTCCGACAG GCTAACGGAAGTGCTAAGAAAGCTGGTGGGGATTATAAAGCTACTTCCCCTACTTTACCTGCTTCTAAGATCCCAGCCTTTTCCCCTAGCTCTGGCAAAGGCAGCTCTGCGTCTGCTCCTAGCTCAGACAGCACTAACCCTATTAATTCCTCTTCCTCTAAGTCTTCCATTCCTTCTACCCTCCTGAACCCCCATGCCAGCCGCTCTGCTCCCCATCACCCCTCCTCATCCTCCCACATCCCCTCTGGCTCTAACGGCTCTCTGAGGCTTCAGAGCCCCACTCACACTGGGAAAGGTCAAAGTCTTGCCATCTCACCACAGACTCAAAATGGCCGGCAACccccttcctcttcctcctcctcctcctcctcctccccttccccAGTCTCCTCCACCTCCATGAGTCAAGGTGTGAAGAGCATCCGGACCATACACACACCCAGCTTCATCAGCTACAAGGGGCAGAACGGGAAGCCCACTCCATCGTCTTCATCTGCCAAGGAATCAGCCCAAAACCACACTTAA